The Lysobacter helvus nucleotide sequence CGGCGCGCCCTACGGCATGGCCAAGGCGGCGATGCACCAGATGACGCGCAACCTCGCGGTGGAATGGGCCGAGGACGGCGTGCGCGTCAACGCGGTCGCGCCCTGGTACATCCGCACGCGCCGCACGCAAACCAAGCTCTCCGATCCGGATTACCTGGACGAAGTGCTGCTGCGCACGCCCATCGGGCGCATCGGCGAACCGGAGGAAGTCGCGGGCGCGGTCGCGTTCCTGTGCCTGCCCGCGTCGAGTTACGTCACCGGCGAATGCATCGCGGTGGACGGGGGTTTCCTGCGCTACGGCTTCTGAGCCGCGGCCCGACCTGACGAACGGTCGCGCGGTTTCACCCGCCGCTGCCGGTGCGCGTCGCACGATCGCCGGGCCCCCGCGCGGAGTGACGCCATGCTGCGGTTGTCCGATCGGTTTCCCCGCATCGCGAACCTCCTCCAGGCCGCGGCGCTCGCGTGCCTGGTGACGATGCTCGCCGGTTGTCCCGGCAGTGGCAGCGCGACCAGCAGCGGGCTGATGGTGAGCGTGGGTAACCAGCCCCCGGTGTTCACCTCCGCGGCCGCGGTCGCCGTGCTCGAAGACTCGGCGGGCACGATCTACACCGCGACCGCGAGCGACATGGACGGCAACCCGGTGACGTTCTCGAAGGTGGGCGGCGCGGACGCGGCGTTGTTCAACCTGACGGCCGCAGGCGCGCTGTCGTTCATCACGCCGCCCAATTTCGAAGCGCCCACCGACAGCGATGGCAACAATGTGTACGTCGTGACGATCGGCGCGAGCGATGGGATCTCGACGACCACGCTCACCGTGTCGATCAGCGTCACCGATCGCGAGAGCGTGGCCTTCCGCGTGCGCCGCGTGGTGACGGGCATGGCCTCGCCGGTGTTGCTCGCGCCGGTGCCCGACAACTCGGGCCGCGTGTTCGTCGGCGAGCTCGCGGGGCGCATCCGCATCCTGCAGCCGTCCAACGGCACGTTCGATGCGGTGGATTTCCTCGACCTGCGCGGGCAGCTCTCCACCAACGGCGAACGCGGCCTGCTGGGCTTCGCGACCGCGCCGGACTTCGCGACGACGGGCGTGTTCTACGTGTTCGTGACCGATCCGGTCGGCACCATCGAAGTGCGGCGCTATCGCACGACCGCGGCGGATCGCGACATCGCGGACCCGACCTCGATGCAACTTGTGCTGCGCCAGCCGCACCCGCGCTCCAACCACAACGGCGGCTGGCTCGGCTTCGGGCCCGACGGGATGCTGTACATCGCAATCGGCGACGGTGGCGGCTCCGGCGATCCCGACAACAACGGGCAGGACCGCAATACCTGGCTCGGCAAGATCCTGCGCGTGGATGTGTCGGTGGACCAGTTCCCGGGCGATCCCACGCGCAACTACGGCATCCCGGCGGGCAATCCGTTCGCGGGCGTGGGCGGCGCGCCGGAAATCTGGGCGTACGGCTTGCGCAATCCGTTCCGCAACAGCTTCGATGCGCAGACCGGGAATCTGTTCATCGGCGACGTCGGCGAAGATGCGATCGAGGAAGTGGACCTGATGCGGCCCACCGATGGCGGCGCGAATTTCGGCTGGTCGTTGCTGGAAGGCACGCAACCGTTCAAGGGCAGCGCGTCCGCCGGGCTCGTGCCACCGGTCGCGCGGTATTCGCACGGCACCGGCACGCGCGAAGGGTCGACGGTGATCGGCGGCGTGGTGTATCGCGGGCCGGTGGATTCATTGCGCGGGCAATACATCTTCGCGGACTTCATCCGGCCGAACGTGTGGTCGGTGCCGGTCGATTCCCTGATCCCCGGCACGACGCTGCCGAGCGACGCATTCACCGTGCGCAACACGGACTTCGCGCCGGACGTGGGCGCCTTCAACAACATCGCCTCGTTCGGCACGGACCAGGCGGGGAACGTGTACTTCGTCGACCTCGACGGCGACATCTTCGTCCTCGAAGCCGCACCGCCCGTGACCTCGCCCTTGCAAAGCGCGCGCGCGTCACGCACGCCACGCACCGCGGCGCAGGCACCGGCGCGCCATTTCTGCGTGGAAGCCTGGAACGGGCGCACCGTGCGCTGGGCGGGACAGACCATGATCCTCGGCGGCGAAGGCTTCGCCTGCGTGCGGAAGCATTACGAAGCAATGCGCGCGCAAGCGCAGCCACGTGACTGAATAGCGGGATGCGCACATGAAAACGCCCGCGATGCGGGCGTTTCCTTTGAACCAACCTGGCCTGCCGCTCAGGGGTTCTGGGGTTCTTCGGGAGTGAGTTTGCGGTTGCCGCCGCCGGAGGCTTCGCCACCCTTGCGGCCGATCGCCGACATGTGTTCACGATCTCGGCTCACCGCTTCGCCGCCCTTCTGCGCGATCTTGCGCTGCGTTTCCGGATCCATGCTCGCGAATCCGCGATTGCTCGTGCGGCTGATGTTGTTGTTGGTGGTGGTGCCGGGAGTCTGGTTCGCCATGCGTCTTCACCTCGGGGGTTGGTGGAGGGAATGGCGACCATAGGGAACCGTCGGTTAGGCAAATGCTTGGACGAGGTCAAGAAAAAGTAACGCGGCGCAATTCATCAAACTTCGCGCAACGCGTTCAGCGACAACTGCTGTCCACGTAATCGGCGAGGCGCTTGTCATATTCGGCCTTGCGTGCGGTCTTCTCCGACGGTGCCGCGTAGGTCATGCGGAAGCGCGCTTCATCCACGCGACGCGACCACGCGGCGCACAGGGCGTCTCCTTCGATCGCGGTGCACGTATCGCGCTTGACTTCGCACGCGGCGCCCGCGCCGAAGGAGGGATTGCCGTCCAGGCCCGTCGTGTTCAGGGGCGCGCAACGCGCTTCAGGTTCGGCGGTGTCGCTGAGGTAGACCTCCGATTCCCACGTCTTGCATTCGAACAGGGGCGGCGGGGGCTTGCGTTCTGCGACGGGGACGGTGGGTTCCGGCAATTGTTCGCTGACGGGGCCGCGCACCAGTTCGAACTGCGCGCCCGGCGGCGGGAGGCTCTTCGGCGGCTCTGCAGCGGCGCGTTTTGGCGGCGGCGCGGCGGTGGGCACCTCGCCGATCTTGCGGATTTCCTGCTTCATGCCCGGGCCGCAGGGCACGTCGTTCTGCATCGTGACCGCGCCCTTGGCGTCGGTGCAGCGATAGATGGTGGTGGCGCGCGCGGTGACGCTGCACAGCGCGAGGCACGAAGCAACGATGAACAGGGGGAGGCGGGGCATGCGCGGAGCCTAGCGCAAGCGCGGTCAGTGCGCGCTGCAGTCCTGCTCGATGCGCGCGTTGAGGCTGCGTTCTTCGACGCGCAGCACATCGCGTTCGCTGGGCATCGCGTTGAAGAAGCGGGTACGGATTTCCTCGCGGCGGTCTCGGATGCGGTCGCACACGTCGGCCTGCGGCAACGCGTAGCAGGTGTCCTGCACGTACGTGCCGGCGCCGTAGGCCGCGGGCGAGATGTACGGGCCGGACACGGAATGCGATCCGCCGGAGATCGACATGTTGCCGTTGCTCAACGCGAACCCCGCACCGGAATGGTGGCCGGGAATCGCATAGACGGGATAGCCGAGCGTCCACAGCGGCACCCAGCGCGGATTGCCCTCGTCGGTTTCGCTGGTGTAACGCACGTTGTCCGGCGTGATGCATTCGTACAACGGGCGCGGCTGGTAGATGACGGTGGTGCGTTCGCGGGGCGCGGGCGCTTCCACGGGTGCGGGGCGCGCTTGCGGTGCGCGCGGTGCGGCGTCGACCGGGCGGGCCATCGTGCGTGTTTCCTGTTTCTCGCCCGCCGCGCATGGCGAATCGCGCAGGGTGACGTGGCCCTTGGCGTCGATGCAGCGGTAGATCGTCACGTCGGCGGCGAAGGCGCGCACGGGGACGGCGCTCGCAAGGCCTGCGAGGACCAGGGCGGCGACGAGGCGGGGGGTCGACTGCATGCGCGCATCTTGCGCCTGCCGATGGCCGTGCAACAGGGGGTGGCGCGTGGCTCAGCCGGCGCGCAGTTCGTCGCCGGTCAGGGCGTCACGGATGGCGGTGGGCGCGCGCAGGCCGCCGGTGTCGCCTTCCAGCAAGCCGTCCACCAGGGCCAGGACCTGCGCGGACAACGCGTCGAGGGAGAACGCGGGCGGTTCGCCGGCGAGGTTGGCGCTGGTCGAGACGAGCGGTCCGCCGAAGGCCTCGCACAACGCGATGACGCCGGGATGGTCGGTCACGCGCACCGCGACACTCGCATGCACGCCCGTGATCCACGCCGGCACGCGCGCGGTGGCCGGCACGGTCCAGGTGCGCGGGCCGGGCCATTGCGCGCGCACGGCCTCGGCGCGATCGCGTGGCAACGCGTCCCAGTCGAGCAGGCCGTCGAATTGCGCGAGCGACGCGGCGATGAGGATCACGCCCTTGTCCACCGGGCGACGCTTGATCGCGAGCAATCGCGTCACCGCGGCTTCGTCGAACGGATCGCAACCCAGGCCCCACACCGCTTCGGTGGGATAGGCGACGACGCCGCCGTCGCGCAACAACGCGGCGGCGGCGGATGGCGTGAGGCGCGATGCCATCGCGCTCAGACCGGGTTGGCGGCGGCCTGCTTCGCGACCGCTTTCTTCGCGACCTTCTTGGTCGCCTTCTTCGCCGACTTCTTCGCGATCTTCTTCGTGGCTTTCTTGGCGGCCTTCTTCGCAGGCGCCTTCTTCGCCGCCGGCGCCTTCGCGACCGCGGCCTTCTTCGCCGGCGCCTTCTTGGCGACCTTCTTCCCGAAACGCCCGCGCATCGGCTTGCCGGTTTCTTCCATCAGCTTGATCACTTCGTCGAGCGTCAACGAGCTCGGCTCGCGATCCTTCGGGATGCGCCCGTTGAGGCGGCCGTCGCTGATGTACGGACCGTAGCGCCCGTTGAGCACCTGGATGTCGCTGCCGTCGAAGGCCTTGATGACGCGGTTGCGCGCGATCTCTTCCTTCTCTTCGATCAGGAACACCGCGCGCGCCAGGTCGATCGTGTACGGATCGTCTTCCTTCTTGAGCGAGGCATACACCGCGCCGCGCTTGGCGAACGCGCCGAAGCGGCCGATGCCGACGCTCACCTCTTCTTCCTTGTCCTGCCCGAGCTTGCGCGGCAGCTTGAACAGCTCCAGCGAATCCTCGAGCGAGATCGTGTGCATGCTCTGGCCGGGACGGAGCGACGCGAACGTCGGCTTGTCTTCGTCGTCCGCCGTGCCGATCTGCGCGTACGGCCCGTAACGGCCGAGGCGCACGCTGACCGGCTTGCCGGATTTCGGATCGGTGCCGAGTTCGCGGGCGCCGGTGGCCTCGGAGCGATCGACGCTCTCGGTCTTGTCGTCCACCAGTTCCTTGAACGGGCCCCAGAACTTCTCCATCAGCGGCACCCAGTTTTCCTCGCCGCGCGACACCGCATCCAGCTCGTCTTCGAGCTTGGCGGTGAAGTCGTAATCGACGTAGCGGGTGAAGTGGCTGCTGAGGAAGTTGGACACCGCGCGGCCGACGTCGCTCGGACGGAAGCTGCGGCTTTCCATCTCGACGTACTTGCGGAACAGCAGCGTCTGGATGATCGAGGCGTACGTGGACGGACGGCCGATGCCGTATTCCTCGAGCGCCTTCACCAGCGCGGCTTCGGTGAAGCGCGGCGGCGGCTGGGTGAAATGCTGGTCGGCGTGAACGCGATCGAGCGGCACGCGCTCGCCGGGCTTCATCGCCGGCAGCTTGCGGCCTTCGTCTTCGTCGTCGCTGGTCTTGGTGTCCTTGCCTTCCTCGTACACGGCGAGGAAGCCCGGATCGATCACGGTCGTGCCGCTGGCGCGGAAGCTGTGTTCGCTGCCGGCGGCCAGGTCGACGCTGACGGTGTTGAGGATCGCCGGCACCATCTGCGAGGCGACGGTGCGCTTCCACACCAGTTCGTACAGGCGGCGCTCGTCGTCGGTGAGGTAGCGCGACACCTGCGAGGGCGTGCGCAGCGCGGAGGTGGGACGCACGGCTTCGTGCGCTTCCTGCGCGTTCTTCGACTTGGTCTGGTAGAAATTGGGCTTGTCCGGCAACGCACGCGTGCCGAAGTCGCGCGCGATCACGTCGCGCAGTTCGCCCAGCGCGTCCACCGACAGGTGCACCGAGTCGGTACGCATGTAGCTGATGAGGCCGACGGTGCCTTCGTCGCCGATGGCCACGCCTTCATAGAGCTTCTGCGCGACCTGCATCGTGCGCTTGGTGGTGAACCCGAGCTTGCGCGCGGCTTCCTGCTGCAGCGTGGAGGTGGTGAACGGCGGCGCGGGACGGCGCTTGCGCTCCTTGCTCGCCACGTCGGTGACATGCAGCGCGCCGCTGGCGGCCTTGAGGATGCGTTCGCGCGCGGCTTCGGCGGTGTCGCCGTCGGTGACGGTGAACTGTTCGAACTTCTTGCCGTCGAGTTTCGTCAGCTTCGCGGTGAAGGCCTGCGAGGCGTGCGCGAGCTCGGCTTCGATGCTCCAGTACTCGCGCGCGATGAACGCTTCGATCTCTTCCTCGCGCTCCACGATCATGCGCAGCGCCGGCGACTGCACGCGGCCCGCGGACAGGCCGCGCTGCACCTTGCGCCACAACACGGGCGAGAGGTTGAAGCCGACGAGGTAATCCAGCGCGCGGCGCGCCTGCTGCGCATCGACCAGGTCCGTGGCGATCTGGCGCGGCTGCGTCATCGCTTCCTTGATGGCGCGCGGCGTGATCTCGGTGAAGACCACGCGCTGCAGCGTCTTGTCCTTCAGCAGGCCGCGTTCGCGCAGGATCTCCGCGATGTGCCAGCTGATGGCCTCGCCCTCGCGATCCGGGTCGGTCGCGAGGAACAGCGCGTCGGCGCCCTTGGCGGCCTTGGCGATCGCATCGACGTGCTTTTCGTTCTTCTCGATGAGGTCGTAGCGCATGGCGAACCCGTTCTCGGGATCGACCGCGCCTTCCTTCGGGACCAGGTCGCGCACGTGGCCATAGGAGGCCAGGACGGTGAAGTCCTTGCCGAGGTACTTGTTGATCGTCTTGGCCTTGGCGGGCGACTCGACGATGAGGAGATTCTTGGCCATGGAGCCTGCGCGGTGGGGGGACCTGATGCTGGAAGGACCAACGTCGAAGGCCGGCAGAGAAGGCAACGCCCGGGGCCGGGGGCCACGGGCGTTGGTATGGATTCCTTTTTTAGTGGTGTCACGCCGCTGGCGGCGCTGTCAACCCTCGCCTGCCCCCGCCGGGACCGAATCCCGACGGGTCCGGCACCCGCCGGGTGCGCTGGCGCACGTATTCAGGGTTCAGTGCACGGGCTCGGGCTCGTCCAGGAACATCTGCGTTTCCATCCACGCATAGGCCGCTTCGGACCCCGGCTGGTTGAACAGGACCATCAGGACCACCCATTTCAGGTCGTCCATCTCCAGCTCGTCCTGGTCCAGGGCGATCGCGCGGTCCAGCACCAGCTCGCGCTGGTCGGCGTCCAGGACGCCGTGCTGTTCGAGGAACAACAGGAACCCGCGGCTCTCGACATCGAGCTTCTCGAGTTCGGGGCCATGGAAGACGCGGGTCGGGCCGTTGGTGCGCGGCGCCGTGGTCTGCGGCCGTTGTTCGGCCAGGGCGTCGAGCCAGTCGAAGGCTTTGGTGATCTCGGCCGGGCTGAAGCCGGCGTCGGTGAGTTCGGAGAACAGCGGGGTGTTCTGGAGAGTGTCGCGGTCGCCGACCGGTGGGACGGTGTCGTTGGTGAAGTAGTGCTCGAACAGGTAAAGCAGGACGTCCAGGATGCTCTCTTTCATTTCCCTCGGCCTGCGCCACGACGGGCGCTGTGGAGGTTCAGGATGACTTGCGGGTAACGCGGCCGTGCTGGGAAACCACACGCCCTCCAAGCTCCATGGACAGCAGGATGGAGGCAACTTTCGCAGCCGTCAATCCAGTTCGCATGACAAGGGTTTCCATAGGGGTTGGGTCATGGCCGATCGCATCCCACAAGCGCTGGGTATCGACATCCATGTCGGGCAAGGAATGTTGCAACGCGATGCGTGACGAAGTGGGGACGTCCAGGCGCGCGCGCAAGTCGTCGGCGAAGGCGGTCGCGACCGGGGCCAGTGCGTCCAGGACTTCCTGCGGGGTTTCCACCAGCGTGACGCCTTCGCGCAGCAGGCGATGGCAGCCGCGGGCCATGGGGTTGCGGATCGAGCCGGGGGTGGCGAACACCTCGCGGCCGGCGTCGGCGGCCAGGCGCGCGGTGATGAGCGCGCCGGAACGGTAGGCCGCTTCGATCACCAGCGTACCGAGGGACAGCCCGGCGACGATGCGGTTGCGATGCGGAAAGGTGAACGTTTGCCCTTGCGTGCCCGGGGGGTATTCGCTGACCACCACGCCTTCCTGCGAGATGCGTTCCATCAGCCGGCGGTTGCCCGGCGGGAAGGCGATGTCGATGCCGGTGCCCAGCACCGCGACGGTGGGGCCCTTCGCATCCAGCGCGCCGATGTGCGCGGCCGAATCGATGCCCGCCGCCATCCCGCTGGTGACGCACAGCCCGCCCTGCACGAACGACGCCGCGAACTCGCGCGCGTTGTCGCGCCCGTCGGGCGTGGGCAGGCGCGTGCCGACGATGGCGATGCCCGGATGCCACAACGTGCTGGCGTCCCCGTCGACGAACAGCCACTGCGGCGGCGACGGGCTGCGCTTGAGCAGCGGTGGGTAGTCGGGATGGTGGATTCCCAGCAGCGCATGGCCGTCGCGTGCGAGCCACGCGTGCGTGCGGTGCCGGATTTTTTCGGATGCCCCGTCGAGGGCCAGGGCGAGCAGCGCGTCGTCGGCGTTCATCGCAGCAGCGTGCGCCGCAAACGACGACGGCGCCCTCGGGCGCCGTCGCGTTGTGCTGTCGGGAGAACCCTACACGATCAGTAGGGCGCGTCCGGATGCTTCAGTTCGTACCCGACGCGCGAGGGCTTGATGCTTTCCATCACCAGGCCGTAGCTGACCTTGTCGAAGGTGCGGAACACCATGACGTGGCCGGCGTATTCGTCGGGCAGGCGGATCTTGTCGGCCTTCGAGAACAGGTCGTCGTCGCGGTTCATGCCGAACTTCACGCGATCGGTGACTTCGCTGCCGACGCGCCAGATCGAGAACACCGTGCCGTTGTCGACGCCGTCGCGCGCGCCGACCGACAGGGCCACCACGTCGTGCGGGCCGCTGTAGTGCAACGCGTCCGCCACGGCGAGGATGCGCGCGCGGCCATACTCGAACTGTTGCTTCGGCGCGTGCGGGAAGAACTGCAGGTCGTAGGGCTGCATCTGCACCGGCACCAGGCGATCGCCGGTGCGCACTTCGCGGCCTTCCACGTCCAGCACGAGCGTGGTGGCTTCGATGCCACCCACTTCGCCGCGCGTGACCGTGCCGACGTTCTGCTGCATCAGCTCGTAGCCCAGCACTTCGCTGCCGTTGTCGCCGACGACGGCCGCGGTCCAGAAGTTGACCGAGTCCACCGTCTGGCGGCCGCTGAAGTCGAGGTCTTCATTGAAGAAGATGTCGCAGCAGGCCTGGCGGTCCAGGCGCGTGTACTTGGTGGTCGGGCGCACCACGGCGTAGCGCTGGCCGGGCTGCGCGCCCTCCAGGCCCTTCACGTAGGCGACCTGGCCCTGCGTGCCGCGCAGGCGATCGTCTTCCAGGCCGACCACGTACGGCAGCTGGTCGAACTGGTCGACCACCGAGAGGTTCTTCAGGAACGGCTCGACTTCCGACAGCGGGACGCCGGTGACCGGGGCCTCCGTGCGCGGACCCTGCTGGACCGCGACGCGGTCGAGGTAGGCCAGCGAGATCACGTCGCCTGGATAGATCAGGTGCGGGTTCTGGATCTGCGGGTTGGCCTGCCAGATTTCCGGCCACAGCCACGGGCGCTTGAGGAAGCGGCCCGAGATGTCCCACAGCGTGTCACCCTTCTTGACGACGTAGGTGTCCGGATGGTCGCCGCGCATTTCCACGGCGGCCGCGTATGTGGCAACGGTCAGGCAGGCGACCGCACAAACCGTACTAAGCCGTTTAAGCATGGCGGCCATGTATCCGCTCCCCTTGAGTTTTTCCCCTAAAAGCCGGGGCACTATAGCCCACAAGATGCGGGCCTTTGCAAGCGCACGGCGTTACAATCGCGACCGTCGAACGCCCCCTTTGTTGCGCCTGTGACCGGCGCCCCCATTTCGTGTCGCCCTCGAACATCCCCGCCATGGCCCTGCTCCCCATCCTCGAATTCCCCGACCCGCGCCTGCGCACCAAGGCCGCCACGCTCGAACCCGCGCAACTGGCCGATCCCGCGTTCCAGCGCCTGGTCGACGACATGTTCGAGACCATGTACGAGGCACCGGGCATCGGGCTGGCCGCCAGCCAGGTCGACGTGCACCAGCGCTTCATGGTCATAGACGTGTCGGAGGAAAAGAACCGGCCGCTGGTGTTCGTGAACCCGGAGATCCTCGAGCGCGCCGGCGAGCAGGTGTACCAGGAAGGCTGCCTGTCCGTCCCGAACATCTTCGCGGACGTCACGCGGGCCAACGAGATCACGGTGCGCGCACTGGACCGCCACGGCAAGTCCTTCGAGATGCACGTCGACGGCCTGCTCGCGGTGTGCATCCAGCACGAGATGGACCACCTCGAAGGCAAGCTGTTCGTCGATTACCTCTCGCCGCTCAAGCGCGAGATGGTGCGCAAGAAGCTCGCGAAGGCGAAGCGCCAGGCCGCGGCCTGACGCCCGGCCCGATGTCGCTCCGCATCGTCTTCGCCGGCACGCCGGAATTCGCCGTGCCGTCGTTGCGCGCCGCCGCGCAGCGCAATGAAGTCGTCGCCGTCTACACGCAGCCCGATCGCCCCGCCGGGCGCGGCCGCGCGCTGACGCCCTCGCCCGTCAAGCTCGAAGCGCTCAAGCGCGGCCTGCCGGTGCTGCAACCGGAAACCTTGAAGACGCAGATCTCGCGCGATGCCTTGCGCGCGCTGCAACCGGACCTGCTCGTCGTCGTCGCCTACGGCCTGCTGCTCCCGCAATCGATCCTCGACATCCCGCGCCTGGGCTGCTGGAACGTGCACGCGTCGCTGCTGCCGCGCTGGCGCGGCGCCGCGCCGATCCAGCGCGCGATCGAAGCCGGCGACACCGAAACCGGCGCGTGCCTGATGCAGATGGAAAAGGGCCTGGACACCGGCCCGGTGCTACTCGAACAACGCATGGCCATCGGCGCGGACGAAACCGCCGGCCAGCTGCACGATCGCCTGGCCGCGCTCGGGGCGCAGACGCTCGCGGACGGACTGGGTCTGCTGCGCGCCGGCATGCGCCCGGTCGCGCGCCCGCAGCCTGCCGAAGGAGCGACGTACGCGCGCAAGCTCGAAAAGGCCGAAGCGCTGCTCGACTGGGCGCAGCCCGCGATCGCCCTCGCCCGCAAGGTGCGCGCGTTCGATCCGTGGCCGATCGCCGAAGGCGACATCGCCGGCGAACGCGTGCGCATCCATGGTGCGATCGCGATCGGCCGCGACGTCGACGCCGCGCCGGGCACCATCGTGCGCACCGGCCGCGAAGGCATCGACATCGCCTGCGGCACCGGCGCG carries:
- a CDS encoding DUF4124 domain-containing protein — protein: MPRLPLFIVASCLALCSVTARATTIYRCTDAKGAVTMQNDVPCGPGMKQEIRKIGEVPTAAPPPKRAAAEPPKSLPPPGAQFELVRGPVSEQLPEPTVPVAERKPPPPLFECKTWESEVYLSDTAEPEARCAPLNTTGLDGNPSFGAGAACEVKRDTCTAIEGDALCAAWSRRVDEARFRMTYAAPSEKTARKAEYDKRLADYVDSSCR
- a CDS encoding general stress protein — encoded protein: MANQTPGTTTNNNISRTSNRGFASMDPETQRKIAQKGGEAVSRDREHMSAIGRKGGEASGGGNRKLTPEEPQNP
- the dprA gene encoding DNA-processing protein DprA: MNADDALLALALDGASEKIRHRTHAWLARDGHALLGIHHPDYPPLLKRSPSPPQWLFVDGDASTLWHPGIAIVGTRLPTPDGRDNAREFAASFVQGGLCVTSGMAAGIDSAAHIGALDAKGPTVAVLGTGIDIAFPPGNRRLMERISQEGVVVSEYPPGTQGQTFTFPHRNRIVAGLSLGTLVIEAAYRSGALITARLAADAGREVFATPGSIRNPMARGCHRLLREGVTLVETPQEVLDALAPVATAFADDLRARLDVPTSSRIALQHSLPDMDVDTQRLWDAIGHDPTPMETLVMRTGLTAAKVASILLSMELGGRVVSQHGRVTRKSS
- the def gene encoding peptide deformylase; its protein translation is MALLPILEFPDPRLRTKAATLEPAQLADPAFQRLVDDMFETMYEAPGIGLAASQVDVHQRFMVIDVSEEKNRPLVFVNPEILERAGEQVYQEGCLSVPNIFADVTRANEITVRALDRHGKSFEMHVDGLLAVCIQHEMDHLEGKLFVDYLSPLKREMVRKKLAKAKRQAAA
- a CDS encoding DUF4124 domain-containing protein, whose product is MQSTPRLVAALVLAGLASAVPVRAFAADVTIYRCIDAKGHVTLRDSPCAAGEKQETRTMARPVDAAPRAPQARPAPVEAPAPRERTTVIYQPRPLYECITPDNVRYTSETDEGNPRWVPLWTLGYPVYAIPGHHSGAGFALSNGNMSISGGSHSVSGPYISPAAYGAGTYVQDTCYALPQADVCDRIRDRREEIRTRFFNAMPSERDVLRVEERSLNARIEQDCSAH
- a CDS encoding DNA topoisomerase I translates to MAKNLLIVESPAKAKTINKYLGKDFTVLASYGHVRDLVPKEGAVDPENGFAMRYDLIEKNEKHVDAIAKAAKGADALFLATDPDREGEAISWHIAEILRERGLLKDKTLQRVVFTEITPRAIKEAMTQPRQIATDLVDAQQARRALDYLVGFNLSPVLWRKVQRGLSAGRVQSPALRMIVEREEEIEAFIAREYWSIEAELAHASQAFTAKLTKLDGKKFEQFTVTDGDTAEAARERILKAASGALHVTDVASKERKRRPAPPFTTSTLQQEAARKLGFTTKRTMQVAQKLYEGVAIGDEGTVGLISYMRTDSVHLSVDALGELRDVIARDFGTRALPDKPNFYQTKSKNAQEAHEAVRPTSALRTPSQVSRYLTDDERRLYELVWKRTVASQMVPAILNTVSVDLAAGSEHSFRASGTTVIDPGFLAVYEEGKDTKTSDDEDEGRKLPAMKPGERVPLDRVHADQHFTQPPPRFTEAALVKALEEYGIGRPSTYASIIQTLLFRKYVEMESRSFRPSDVGRAVSNFLSSHFTRYVDYDFTAKLEDELDAVSRGEENWVPLMEKFWGPFKELVDDKTESVDRSEATGARELGTDPKSGKPVSVRLGRYGPYAQIGTADDEDKPTFASLRPGQSMHTISLEDSLELFKLPRKLGQDKEEEVSVGIGRFGAFAKRGAVYASLKKEDDPYTIDLARAVFLIEEKEEIARNRVIKAFDGSDIQVLNGRYGPYISDGRLNGRIPKDREPSSLTLDEVIKLMEETGKPMRGRFGKKVAKKAPAKKAAVAKAPAAKKAPAKKAAKKATKKIAKKSAKKATKKVAKKAVAKQAAANPV
- a CDS encoding DUF494 family protein; this encodes MKESILDVLLYLFEHYFTNDTVPPVGDRDTLQNTPLFSELTDAGFSPAEITKAFDWLDALAEQRPQTTAPRTNGPTRVFHGPELEKLDVESRGFLLFLEQHGVLDADQRELVLDRAIALDQDELEMDDLKWVVLMVLFNQPGSEAAYAWMETQMFLDEPEPVH
- a CDS encoding PQQ-dependent sugar dehydrogenase, which gives rise to MLRLSDRFPRIANLLQAAALACLVTMLAGCPGSGSATSSGLMVSVGNQPPVFTSAAAVAVLEDSAGTIYTATASDMDGNPVTFSKVGGADAALFNLTAAGALSFITPPNFEAPTDSDGNNVYVVTIGASDGISTTTLTVSISVTDRESVAFRVRRVVTGMASPVLLAPVPDNSGRVFVGELAGRIRILQPSNGTFDAVDFLDLRGQLSTNGERGLLGFATAPDFATTGVFYVFVTDPVGTIEVRRYRTTAADRDIADPTSMQLVLRQPHPRSNHNGGWLGFGPDGMLYIAIGDGGGSGDPDNNGQDRNTWLGKILRVDVSVDQFPGDPTRNYGIPAGNPFAGVGGAPEIWAYGLRNPFRNSFDAQTGNLFIGDVGEDAIEEVDLMRPTDGGANFGWSLLEGTQPFKGSASAGLVPPVARYSHGTGTREGSTVIGGVVYRGPVDSLRGQYIFADFIRPNVWSVPVDSLIPGTTLPSDAFTVRNTDFAPDVGAFNNIASFGTDQAGNVYFVDLDGDIFVLEAAPPVTSPLQSARASRTPRTAAQAPARHFCVEAWNGRTVRWAGQTMILGGEGFACVRKHYEAMRAQAQPRD
- the fmt gene encoding methionyl-tRNA formyltransferase, which gives rise to MSLRIVFAGTPEFAVPSLRAAAQRNEVVAVYTQPDRPAGRGRALTPSPVKLEALKRGLPVLQPETLKTQISRDALRALQPDLLVVVAYGLLLPQSILDIPRLGCWNVHASLLPRWRGAAPIQRAIEAGDTETGACLMQMEKGLDTGPVLLEQRMAIGADETAGQLHDRLAALGAQTLADGLGLLRAGMRPVARPQPAEGATYARKLEKAEALLDWAQPAIALARKVRAFDPWPIAEGDIAGERVRIHGAIAIGRDVDAAPGTIVRTGREGIDIACGTGALRVRVLQRAGGKAITAADYLNARRDLQTA
- a CDS encoding LysM peptidoglycan-binding domain-containing protein, which gives rise to MLKRLSTVCAVACLTVATYAAAVEMRGDHPDTYVVKKGDTLWDISGRFLKRPWLWPEIWQANPQIQNPHLIYPGDVISLAYLDRVAVQQGPRTEAPVTGVPLSEVEPFLKNLSVVDQFDQLPYVVGLEDDRLRGTQGQVAYVKGLEGAQPGQRYAVVRPTTKYTRLDRQACCDIFFNEDLDFSGRQTVDSVNFWTAAVVGDNGSEVLGYELMQQNVGTVTRGEVGGIEATTLVLDVEGREVRTGDRLVPVQMQPYDLQFFPHAPKQQFEYGRARILAVADALHYSGPHDVVALSVGARDGVDNGTVFSIWRVGSEVTDRVKFGMNRDDDLFSKADKIRLPDEYAGHVMVFRTFDKVSYGLVMESIKPSRVGYELKHPDAPY
- a CDS encoding Sua5/YciO/YrdC/YwlC family protein, yielding MASRLTPSAAAALLRDGGVVAYPTEAVWGLGCDPFDEAAVTRLLAIKRRPVDKGVILIAASLAQFDGLLDWDALPRDRAEAVRAQWPGPRTWTVPATARVPAWITGVHASVAVRVTDHPGVIALCEAFGGPLVSTSANLAGEPPAFSLDALSAQVLALVDGLLEGDTGGLRAPTAIRDALTGDELRAG